From Pseudomonas vanderleydeniana, the proteins below share one genomic window:
- a CDS encoding HDOD domain-containing protein: protein MSQELSSEQIQQALQGISVPPQPQIMVDLQMEQYMPDPDLDVIARLISQDPGLSGALLKIVNSPYYGLTNKIASIQRAVTLLGSRSIINLINAQSIKGEMADETIVTLNRFWDTAQDVAMTSLTLAKRTGSQAIDEAYALGLFHDCGIPLMLKRFPDYMTVLEQAYANAGPDKRVVDTENDAFNTNHAVVGYYTAKSWRLPEHVTNAIANHHNALAIFSDESTRNSQLKNLLAILKMAEHICESHRVLGNQTEDREWNAIGHLVLDYVGLSDYDFETLRENIRELGAN, encoded by the coding sequence TCCGAACAGATCCAGCAGGCCTTGCAGGGTATCAGTGTTCCGCCTCAGCCGCAGATCATGGTGGATCTGCAGATGGAGCAGTACATGCCCGATCCGGACCTGGATGTGATCGCCCGGCTGATCAGTCAGGACCCAGGGCTCTCCGGCGCACTGCTCAAGATCGTCAACTCGCCCTACTACGGCCTGACCAACAAGATCGCCTCGATCCAGCGGGCAGTGACCCTGCTGGGCAGCCGTTCGATCATCAACCTGATCAACGCGCAATCGATCAAGGGCGAGATGGCCGATGAAACCATCGTGACCCTCAACCGTTTCTGGGATACCGCCCAGGACGTGGCGATGACCAGCCTGACACTGGCCAAGCGTACCGGCTCCCAGGCCATCGACGAGGCCTATGCCCTGGGGCTGTTCCACGATTGCGGGATCCCGCTGATGCTCAAGCGTTTCCCCGACTACATGACGGTGCTGGAGCAGGCCTACGCCAATGCCGGTCCCGACAAGCGGGTGGTGGATACCGAGAACGATGCGTTCAATACCAACCACGCGGTGGTCGGCTACTACACGGCCAAGTCCTGGCGCCTGCCGGAGCATGTGACCAACGCGATCGCCAACCACCACAACGCGTTGGCGATCTTCAGCGATGAGTCGACCCGCAACAGCCAGTTGAAGAACCTGCTGGCGATCCTGAAAATGGCCGAGCACATCTGCGAGTCCCACCGGGTCCTGGGCAACCAGACCGAGGACCGCGAGTGGAATGCCATTGGCCACCTGGTGCTCGACTATGTCGGTCTGTCCGACTACGACTTCGAGACACTCAGGGAAAAC